The Lycium barbarum isolate Lr01 chromosome 9, ASM1917538v2, whole genome shotgun sequence genome has a segment encoding these proteins:
- the LOC132609602 gene encoding beta-amylase 8, protein MSNHHQDPDPQFPDPNDNPNPTHRQPRRPRGFAATNSGTTNKNRKEREKEKERTKLRERHRRAITSRMLAGLRQYGNFPLPVRADMNDVIAALARQAGWIVESDGTTFRQSNPNNNNMGPYQVMSVESPVSGSSLRNCSTRASVDCQPSIPRINESLSPASFDSIVVTESETKVDKFTSTSPMDSTECLEAGQLMQDLHCGEHGSGFSETQYVPVFVMLSSGVINNFCQLMDPDGVKQELQQLKSLKIDGVVVNCWWGIVESWVPQKYEWSGYRELFKIIRDFKMKLQVVMAFHENGGSDTSGMFISLPQWVLEIGKDNQDIFFTDRQGRRNTECLSWGIDKERVLRGRTAIEVYFDLMRSFRTEFDDLFADGLISAVEIGLGASGELKYPSFSERMGWRYPGIGEFQCYDKYSLQNLRKAATSRGHSFWAKGPDNAGYYNSKPHETGFFCERGDYDSYYGRFFLHWYRQVLIDHADKVLSLATLAFEGIQIVMKIPAIYWWYRTSSHAAELTAGYYNPTNQDGYSPVFEVLKKHSVTIKFVWSGLQVPETDESLADPEGLSWQILNSAWDKEINVAGQNAFPCYDREGLMRLVETAKPRNDPDHHRFSFLAFQQPSPLVQSAICFSEMDYFIKCMHGDMNIVES, encoded by the exons ATGAGCAATCACCACCAAGACCCGGATCCCCAATTTCCCGACCCGAATGACAATCCAAACCCGACCCACCGACAACCTCGCCGTCCACGTGGCTTCGCCGCGACAAACAGCGGCACCACAAATAAGAAcagaaaagagagagaaaaagagaaggAAAGAACGAAGCTTCGAGAACGTCACAGGCGAGCAATAACGAGTAGAATGCTAGCAGGATTACGTCAGTATGGGAATTTCCCATTACCAGTTAGAGCTGATATGAATGATGTAATTGCTGCACTTGCTAGACAAGCTGGTTGGATTGTTGAGTCTGATGGTACCACTTTTAGACAATCTAAtcccaataataataatatg GGGCCTTATCAGGTGATGTCTGTTGAGAGTCCCGTTTCTGGCAGTTCCTTGAGAAATTGCTCAACCAGAGCATCAGTGGACTGTCAGCCATCAATTCCAAGGATCAACGAGAGTTTATCGCCAGCATCTTTTGATTCTATTGTGGTCACAGAAAGTGAAACGAAGGTTGATAAATTCACAAGTACCAGTCCAATGGATTCTACAGAATGTTTAGAGGCAGGCCAG CTCATGCAAGACCTTCACTGTGGGGAGCATGGAAGTGGTTTTTCAGAAACTCAATACGTCCCTGTTTTTGTTATGCTTTCT AGTGGTGTAATCAACAATTTCTGCCAGTTAATGGATCCTGATGGTGTTAAACAGGAGTTGCAGCAGCTTAAGTCTTTAAAAATAGATGGTGTTGTGGTAAATTGCTGGTGGGGCATCGTTGAAAGCTGGGTGCCTCAGAAATATGAGTGGTCCGGCTACAGAGAATTGTTCAAAATAATCCGAGATTTCAAGATGAAACTGCAG GTTGTAATGGCATTTCATGAAAATGGAGGAAGTGACACCAGTGGCATGTTCATATCCCTTCCTCAGTGGGTTCTAGAGATAGGAAAAGACAATCAAGATATATTCTTCACTGATCGTCAAGGAAGAAGGAACACCGAATGCCTATCCTGGGGCATCGACAAAGAACGAGTATTAAGAGGTAGAACTGCCATTGAG GTTTACTTTGATTTGATGAGAAGCTTCCGCACTGAATTTGATGACTTGTTTGCTGATGGTCTAATTTCTGCTGTTGAAATTGGACTTGGAGCTTCTGGGGAGCTAAAGTACCCATCTTTTTCTGAAAGGATGGGATGGAGGTATCCTGGTATTGGTGAGTTTCAG TGCTATGATAAATATTCTCTACAGAATCTTCGAAAAGCTGCGACATCAAGGGGACACTCTTTCTGGGCCAAGGGACCTGATAATGCTGGTTATTACAATTCTAAGCCGCATGAAACTGGATTCTTCTGTGAGCGAGGTGATTATGATAGCTACTACGGGAGATTTTTCCTCCATTGGTATAGACAGGTCTTAATAGATCATGCTGATAAGGTTCTCTCCCTGGCAACTCTTGCATTTGAGGGAATCCAGATTGTCATGAAG ATTCCAGCAATTTATTGGTGGTACAGAACCAGCAGCCATGCTGCAGAGCTCACAGCTGGATATTACAATCCGACTAACCAGGATGGCTATTCCCCAGTTTTTGAGGTTCTCAAAAAGCATTCTGTAACAATAAAGTTTGTATGGTCAGGACTTCAGGTTCCAGAAACTGATGAATCGTTGGCAGATCCAGAAGGTTTGAGTTGGCAG ATCCTGAATTCAGCATGGGATAAGGAGATTAATGTTGCTGGTCAGAATGCATTTCCATGTTATGATAGAGAAGGATTGATGAGGCTGGTCGAAACTGCAAAGCCTAGAAACGATCCTGATCATCACCGTTTCTCCTTTTTGGCATTTCAACAACCATCGCCTCTGGTTCAGAGTGCAATATGTTTCTCGGAAATGGACTACTTTATCAAATGCATGCATG GAGATATGAACATTGTGGAATCCTAA
- the LOC132609601 gene encoding pectin acetylesterase 8-like: protein MEHTKLQGLCLVIYSLIMLNGKTVLGGSQKPNEAYMVDLTILESAVSKGAVCLDGSPPAYYYDKGHGEGANNWIIYFRGGEWCYSVTDCLDRTKTERGSSKLAPKQRSLYGMLSNNKIVNPDFYNWNRVMVIYCDGSSFTGDVEEVDPATNLHFRGARIFLALIDHFLAKGMKDAKNVILTGGSAGGLPALIHCDRFRSLVPNSARVKCLADGSYFLHDRKNKDMTFMETVNEGLINLHQSAKMLPSSCTSKMKPSLCLFPQYFQEGIKTPFFIVNSMFDTFQINKTFPGYYDDLFKNTCSASLVKNLQDFKQEFLSALPKQSHSSSRGMFIDSCLIHAHITSGVGWNGFSVNNKTIAQAFSDWYFDRSPVQLIDKPDLPQNCYKFPAITNFCT from the exons ATGGAACATACAAAATTGCAAGGGCTATGCCTAGTCATTTATTCTTTAATTATGCTAAATGGCAAAACTGTACTTGGAGGGAGCCAAAAACCAAACGAAGCTTACATGGTTGATTTAACTATTCTTGAAAGTGCAGTGTCAAAAGGAGCTG TTTGCTTGGATGGGAGTCCACCAGCGTACTATTATGATAAGGGACATGGAGAAGGAGCTAATAATTGGATTATCTACTTTAGG GGAGGAGAATGGTGCTATAGCGTGACAGATTGCCTTGATCGTACAAAGACAGAAAGAGGTTCTTCAAAACTTGCTCCAAAGCAAAGATCACTTTATGGAATGCTTAGCAACAATAAAATAGTGAATCCAG aTTTCTACAATTGGAATAGAGTCATGGTTATTTATTGTGATGGATCATCATTCACCGGAGACGTTGAAGAAGTTGACCCG GCTACTAACCTTCATTTTAGAGGCGCGAGGATTTTCCTTGCCTTGATCGATCATTTCTTGGCGAAAGGAATGAAGGATGCTAAAAAT GTCATTCTCACAGGTGGTTCAGCTGGAGGACTGCCTGCTTTAATCCATTGTGATCGTTTTCGATCTCTTGTTCCTAACTCTGCTAGAGTCAAATGTCTTGCTGATGGTAGCTATTTTCTTCATGACAG GAAAAACAAGGACATGACATTCATGGAGACCGTTAATGAAGGACTGATTAACTTACAT CAATCAGCCAAGATGTTGCCATCATCCTGCACTTCAAAGATGAAACCATCCTTG TGCCTTTTTCCACAATATTTTCAAGAAGGAATCAAGACACCATTTTTCATAGTCAACTCAATGTTTGACACATTTCAG ATAAACAAGACTTTTCCGGGTTATTACGACGACCTTTTTAAGAATACATGCTCAGCTTCTCTTGTTAAAAATTTACAAG ATTTCAAACAGGAATTTTTAAGTGCTTTGCCCAAACAAAGTCATTCTTCATCAAGAGGAATGTTTATTGACTCTTGCTTGATTCATGCCCATATAACAAGTGGCGTTGGTTGGAATGGGTTCTCAGTAAATAATAAG ACAATTGCACAGGCATTTAGCGACTGGTACTTCGACCGGAGTCCTGTCCAATTGATAGACAAGCCAGATTTGCCACAGAATTGTTACAAATTCCCTGCAATTACAAACTTTTGCACCTAA
- the LOC132609603 gene encoding alcohol acyl transferase 1 allele GSa-like, protein MRYSFFSQIARRLAHTMPISITHHKPKLVVPAKVTPRVTKHLSDIDDQGSVRLHVPILMFYKNNSSMKGKDPAKFINDGLSKALVFYYPLADRLIEGPNKKLMVNCNSEGILFVEADANVELEKLGESIKPPCPYLDLLLHNVPGSDGIIGCPLLLVQVTRFSYGGFVVGIRLNHTMMDGYGMKLFLNALSELIQGADAPSILPVWQRDLLSARSSPRITCTHHEFDEQIGSRIAWESIEDKLIQQSFFFGNKVMEAIKNQVSPNCGCTKFELLLAILWKCRTVALDLHPEEIVRLTYIVSIRGKSLKSELPPGYYGNSFVAPAATSKAGLLCSNPLTYAVELVKKVKDHINEEYIRSVADLIVIKGRPELTKSWNFIVSDNRYVGVDEFNFGWGKPVFGGVPKAISLISFGVPVKNDKGEKGILIAISLPPLAMKKFQEVVYKMTFKNVEGVST, encoded by the exons ATGCGCTACTCTTTCTTTTCACAAATTGCACGGCGCTTGGCACACACTATGCCAATTTCAATAACACATCACAAGCCAAAATTAGTAGTACCAGCAAAAGTAACACCTCGTGTGACAAAACATCTTTCTGACATAGATGATCAAGGGAGTGTACGTCTCCATGTTCCCATATTAATGTTTTACAAAAATAATTCTTCAATGAAAGGTAAAGATCCAGCAAAATTTATCAATGATGGATTGTCTAAAGCACTAGTGTTTTACTATCCATTAGCTGATAGGCTCATTGAAGGGCCTAATAAGAAACTTATGGTGAATTGCAATAGTGAAGGAATCTTGTTTGTTGAAGCTGATGCCAATGTGGAGCTTGAGAAATTAGGAGAGTCAATTAAACCACCATGTCCATACTTGGATTTACTACTGCACAATGTTCCTGGTTCTGATGGGATCATTGGCTGCCCTCTTTTGTTAGTTCAg GTGACCCGTTTTAGTTATGGGGGATTTGTTGTTGGAATCAGATTGAATCACACTATGATGGATGGCTATGGCATGAAATTGTTTCTAAATGCATTAAGTGAACTAATTCAAGGAGCTGATGCACCTTCCATATTACCTGTATGGCAAAGGGATCTCCTAAGTGCTAGATCATCACCCCGCATTACATGTACTCACCATGAGTTTGATGAGCAAATTGGATCAAGAATTGCATGGGAATCCATTGAAGACAAGTTGATACAACAATCATTTTTCTTTGGAAATAAAGTGATGGAAGCCATCAAAAATCAAGTTTCTCCAAATTGCGGATGTACAAAATTCGagttattattggcaattttatGGAAATGTCGTACAGTTGCTCTTGATTTGCACCCCGAAGAAATTGTTCGTTTGACGTATATCGTTAGTATAAGAGGAAAATCACTAAAATCTGAACTTCCACCAGGATATTACGGGAATTCGTTCGTTGCTCCAGCGGCAACATCAAAAGCAGGATTGTTATGTTCTAATCCACTGACATATGCAGTTGAATTAGTCAAGAAAGTTAAAGATCATATAAATGAAGAGTACATTAGATCAGTGGCAGATTTAATAGTAATTAAAGGGAGACCAGAGTTGACGAAATCTTGGAATTTCATTGTCTCAGATAATAGATATGTTGGAGTTGACGAATTTAATTTTGGATGGGGAAAGCCCGTTTTCGGAGGTGTTCCAAAAGCTATATCTTTAATTAGTTTTGGTGTGCCTGTAAAAAATGACAAGGGAGAAAAAGGTATTTTGATAGCTATAAGTTTGCCTCCACTGGCCATGAAAAAATTTCAAGAAGTTGTATACAAGATGACTTTCAAAAATGTGGAAGGAGTGTCAACATAA